Proteins encoded within one genomic window of Micromonospora halotolerans:
- a CDS encoding sugar ABC transporter ATP-binding protein produces MTNEPLVEAPADTVAGEVVLRLTDVVKTFPGVRALDGVQLEVRAGEVHCLLGQNGAGKSTLIKVLAGVHRPDSGEVVWRGEPAAFANPQAAMRAGIATIYQELDLVEELSVAENAFLGHEPRRLGFVRRGHMARRTRQILARLGHPEIPPGRLVRHLPAAGKQVVSMARALSHEARLIIMDEPSAVLAHDEVGNLFRIIRELTAQGIAVIYISHRLEEIREIGDRVTVLKDGRTTAANLPARETPTRDLVARMTGRTIEYVFPDRPADDPAGAELLRVEGLTRQGEFADVSLDVRAGEIVGIAGLVGSGRSELLETIYGARRAEAGTVRMGGRTLRPGSVGAAVKAGMGMAPEERKSQALLLGEPIYRNVTLATFGRYARLGFTDAGRERAAADRIAASLELRPRDVRRPVRTLSGGNQQKVVVGRWLLGDTRLLLLDEPTRGVDVGARAELYQVIRELAARGVGVLLVSSEVPEVLGLADRVLVMREGRVVREAPAGELDENTVLDLVMAGSLMEGAPA; encoded by the coding sequence GTGACGAACGAACCGCTGGTCGAGGCGCCCGCCGACACCGTCGCGGGTGAGGTGGTCCTGCGCCTCACCGACGTGGTCAAGACCTTCCCGGGCGTACGCGCGCTGGACGGCGTGCAGCTGGAGGTGCGGGCCGGCGAGGTGCACTGCCTGCTCGGGCAGAACGGCGCCGGCAAGTCCACCCTCATCAAGGTGCTTGCCGGGGTGCACCGGCCGGACTCCGGCGAGGTGGTGTGGCGCGGCGAGCCGGCGGCCTTCGCCAACCCGCAGGCCGCCATGCGGGCCGGGATCGCCACCATTTACCAGGAACTCGACCTGGTCGAGGAGCTGTCGGTGGCGGAGAACGCCTTCCTCGGCCACGAGCCGCGCCGGCTCGGCTTCGTCCGGCGCGGGCACATGGCCCGGCGGACCCGGCAGATCCTGGCCCGGCTCGGCCACCCGGAGATCCCGCCCGGCCGGCTGGTCCGCCACCTGCCGGCCGCCGGCAAGCAGGTCGTCAGCATGGCCCGGGCGCTCTCCCACGAGGCCCGACTGATCATCATGGACGAACCGAGCGCGGTGCTCGCCCACGACGAGGTGGGCAACCTGTTCCGCATCATCCGGGAGCTCACCGCGCAGGGCATCGCCGTCATCTACATCTCCCACCGGCTGGAGGAGATCCGCGAGATCGGCGACCGGGTCACCGTACTCAAGGACGGCCGGACCACCGCGGCGAACCTGCCGGCCCGCGAGACGCCGACCCGCGACCTGGTCGCCCGGATGACCGGCCGGACCATCGAGTACGTCTTCCCGGACCGTCCCGCCGACGACCCCGCCGGCGCGGAGCTGCTGCGGGTGGAGGGGCTGACCCGGCAGGGCGAGTTCGCCGACGTCTCGCTCGACGTGCGGGCCGGGGAGATCGTCGGCATCGCCGGGCTGGTCGGCTCGGGCCGCTCGGAGCTGCTGGAGACGATCTACGGGGCCCGCCGCGCGGAGGCCGGCACGGTCCGGATGGGCGGCCGGACGCTGCGCCCGGGCAGCGTCGGCGCGGCGGTGAAGGCCGGCATGGGCATGGCCCCCGAGGAGCGCAAGAGCCAGGCGCTGCTGCTCGGCGAACCGATCTACCGCAACGTCACGCTGGCCACCTTCGGCCGGTACGCGCGCCTCGGCTTCACCGACGCCGGGCGGGAACGGGCCGCCGCGGACCGGATCGCCGCCTCGCTGGAGCTGCGGCCCCGGGACGTGCGCCGGCCGGTGCGCACCCTGTCCGGCGGCAACCAGCAGAAGGTGGTGGTCGGCCGGTGGCTGCTCGGGGACACCCGGCTGCTGCTGCTCGACGAGCCGACCCGGGGCGTGGACGTCGGCGCCCGGGCCGAGCTCTACCAGGTGATCCGGGAACTCGCCGCGCGGGGCGTCGGGGTGCTGCTGGTCTCCAGCGAGGTGCCCGAGGTGCTCGGCCTGGCCGACCGGGTGCTGGTGATGCGGGAGGGCCGGGTGGTCCGCGAGGCCCCGGCCGGCGAACTCGACGAGAACACCGTGCTCGACCTCGTCATGGCGGGGTCCCTCATGGAAGGCGCGCCAGCATGA
- a CDS encoding ABC transporter permease, with product MSDTTPTAAPERAAGLPAQSPPVDPAETAKAEARPGLSWWSGDRGEGAKRNLGLLATLVVLVVIGILTRPDLYGDANWVWGNTLTILKLASVVGVVTVGMTFVIIGGGIDLSVGAIVALAGVWCTTLATQSYGAGGMIFTALTVGLAVGVVNGLLVSYGRLVPFIATLAMMVAARGLAAEISDKQTQVSNDSFINGIATAKLLGIPLLVYILAAVVAAGWVLLNRTTFGRRTVAVGGNPEAARLAGIDVRRHTVLLYALSGLCCGIAAIMLTAQATSAQAAMANLYELDAIAAAIIGGTLLSGGRGTIIGSLLGVIIFSTITNLFAINGLSTEAQNMVKGGIIVAAVLVQQVQFRSLTQFLARNRVTTT from the coding sequence ATGAGCGACACGACACCCACGGCGGCGCCGGAGCGGGCAGCCGGGCTGCCGGCCCAGTCGCCGCCGGTCGACCCGGCCGAGACCGCGAAGGCCGAAGCCCGGCCGGGGCTCTCCTGGTGGAGCGGCGACCGCGGGGAGGGCGCCAAGCGCAACCTCGGCCTGCTGGCGACCCTGGTGGTGCTGGTGGTCATCGGCATCCTGACCCGGCCCGACCTCTACGGCGACGCGAACTGGGTGTGGGGCAACACGCTCACCATCCTCAAGCTCGCCTCGGTGGTGGGCGTGGTCACCGTCGGGATGACCTTCGTGATCATCGGGGGCGGCATCGACCTCTCGGTCGGCGCGATCGTCGCGCTCGCCGGGGTCTGGTGCACCACGCTCGCCACCCAGAGCTACGGCGCCGGCGGCATGATCTTCACCGCGCTCACCGTCGGGCTGGCCGTCGGCGTGGTGAACGGGCTGCTCGTCTCGTACGGGCGGCTGGTGCCGTTCATCGCCACGCTGGCCATGATGGTCGCCGCGCGCGGCCTGGCCGCCGAGATCTCCGACAAGCAGACCCAGGTCTCCAACGACAGCTTCATCAACGGCATCGCCACCGCGAAGCTGCTCGGCATCCCGCTGCTGGTCTACATCCTCGCCGCGGTGGTCGCGGCCGGCTGGGTGCTGCTCAACCGGACCACCTTCGGCCGCCGCACGGTGGCCGTGGGCGGTAACCCGGAGGCGGCCCGGCTCGCCGGCATCGACGTCCGCCGGCACACCGTGCTGCTCTACGCGCTCTCCGGCCTCTGCTGCGGCATCGCCGCGATCATGCTGACCGCGCAGGCCACCTCCGCGCAGGCGGCGATGGCCAACCTCTACGAGCTGGACGCGATCGCCGCCGCGATCATCGGCGGCACGCTGCTCAGCGGCGGGCGGGGCACCATCATCGGCTCCCTGCTCGGGGTGATCATCTTCTCGACGATCACCAACCTCTTCGCCATCAACGGCCTCTCCACCGAGGCCCAGAACATGGTCAAGGGCGGCATCATCGTCGCCGCCGTCCTGGTCCAGCAGGTGCAGTTCCGCAGCCTCACCCAGTTCCTCGCCCGCAACCGGGTCACCACCACCTGA